From the Candidatus Omnitrophota bacterium genome, the window ATACCGGGACAGGAGGCCAAGAATACCGAGTATCTGACAAACGAGGGCGCCGCCGTTAAGGCGGACAGCGCTGCAGATGCAGCGTTACTGACGGAAATGCTCCTGGGCAACAGGTCGAAGCTCGAACATATGCGCGGAAACGCCCGGCGGATAGCGAAACCGCGGTCATCAACCGATATAGCGAGGCTTATTCTCGAATGTGCGAACTCCTGATATACAGGTTAGGACAATTCCTGGCGCTGGCCCTGCCGCTTAATGCGGTATACGCTGTCGCGGCCTTCCTGGCGAAGCTGCAGTATTCTTTTTCGCGGAAAGACCGGCTTACAGTATACGGGAACCTGCGCGCCATATTCCCCGATAAAGACGAGGAGGAGATCGCCCGGATCGCGAAAGAAGTATTCGTTAATTTCGCCAAATATCTGGTGGATTTTTTCCGGTTCGAAAAGGTCGACAAGAAGTTCCTTGCCGAAAAGGTAAAGGTCACGGGCCGTGAGAACCTGGACCAATCCCTTAAAGAAGGAAAGGGCGTCATAGCGCTGTCGGCCCACATCGGGAACTACGAACTGGGCGGCGCGGTGATATCGCTTTTAGGTTACCGGTTTAATGCCGTGGCTCTTGACCACGATAACAAGCTGATAAACGATTTTTTCATAGGGCAAAGAGCGCGCACAGGCGTACAGGTCATATCCCTCAGATCGGCCTTGAGGAGCTGTTTCGAGGCGCTGGACAGGGGAGAGGTACTCGCTTTACTGGGTGACAGGGATTTTTCAAATCACGGCATAGTCACCAATTTTTTCGGGAAGAGGACGATGATCCCGAAGGGCCCGGCTGCCTTTTCCGTTAAGATCGGGGTCCCTATCGTGCCCGGCTTTTTGCTCAGGATGCCGGATGATACCTTCGAGCTGATATTCGATAGACCCATATCATACCGCGCCATCGGGAACCGCGAAGCGGATGAAAAGAAAGTCACCGGCCTTTGCGTAAAGGTCATCGAGGATTATATAAGAAGATATCCGTCGCAATGGTATATGTTCAGGAGGTTCTGGCTGTGAGAGGTTTCGTAATAATTCCCGCGTTTAATGAGGAGATGCGTATCGGACATATCGTGGGAGAGGCCAAAGCCAAGGGCCTCGATTGCATAGTGATAGACGACGGCTCAGCCGATAAGACCAAAGAAGAGGCAAAGGATGCAGGCGCCGATGTCATCTGCCATACGAAGAACCTCGGCAAGGGTGTGTCGCTGAGGGATGGTTTCAAGAAAGCCCTGGAAAAAGGCTGCGATTTTGTGATAACGATGGACGGCGACGGACAACACCACCCGGGCGAGCTGGAAGGTTTCGTCAGGGCAGCCGAAAAAAGCGGCGCGGCCGTTATCCTCGGGAACAGGATGGGCGATCCTAAAGGCATGCCGCTCAAAAGAAAGCTCACCAATTGGGTGATGTCGAGCTTCATCTCCCTGATCGCCGGCCAGAGGATGCCGGATACGCAGTGCGGGTACAGGCTCATAAGGGCGGAAGTCCTGAAAGCCGTGCCTCTTACCACAGATAAATACGAGATAGAGTCGGAGCTCCTGATAGGCGCCTCGAAGGCGGGTTTCAAGATCGAATCAATTCCCATAAAGTCCATCTATGGGGGAGAGAAGAGCCAGATACACCCGTTCGTAGATACCATCCGTTTCTTATCCTTCATAATAAAAACGGCCTTCAAAAAATGAAAGAGCGGGACGACGACTTAATCCTCAGGAATGAAATGGTCGAAGGTCAGCTGATACCGCGCGGGATAATGGATGCGGCGGTCTTGACTGCCATGAGGAAAGTCCCGCGCCACCTTTTTACTTCCGGTAAAAGCCTCGAAAACTCCTATGCCGATTATCCTCTGCCTGTAGGCGAGGGCCAGACGATCTCCCAGCCCTATATGGTCGCCCTGATGACGCAATGTCTCGAGCTTAAAGGCGGGGGAAAAGTGCTTGAGATAGGGACCGGCTCGGGTTACCAGGCGGCGATATTGCGGGAGATAGCCGCGGAAGTCTATTCGGTCGAGCGGTATGACACATTGGCGCAAAAGGCGCGGGAGCTCCTGGACGGGCTCGGTTATAAGGATATAAAAATAAAAGTAGGCGACGGCACCGAAGGGTGGGACGAATTTGCCCCCTATGACGGGATAATCGTTACCGCCGGAGCGCCGTCGGTCCCCGCGCCTCTCGTTGAGCAGTTAGCCGAGGGAGGGATAATGGTGATCCCGGTCGGCGGGGCGTTCAGCCAGGAACTCCTGCTCATCAGGAAAAATCAGGGCGAGATAACGCAGGAAATCATCTGCGGCTGCACCTTTGTGCCGCTTGTGGGCAAATACGGGTGGCAGGAATAAGCCACGAACGGCGACTTGTCCTCTCCGGGTCGCTGGCTCGCCCCTGCGAGTCTCGCTGCGCTTGGGGAAATTCTCGCTCTCCCTCGCTGTCGCTCGGGATCCGTGCCCGCTCGAATTTCCCAATCCCTCCGAGGACAAAGGTCGCCGTTCTTGACATACTTCCTGCGGCTTTTGTGCTTGAAGTAGGCGATTTAAGCGTTATAATGATACCAGGGTAGTACAAAAACCCGTAAACTACGAATTCGTGTATTATATGTTAGAATGGGGGGAATAATCAGGGACGATTCCAATGGTAAAGCCAGAGGTGTCCCTGACGGCGGAGAGAGACACTTGATATGACGACCGGGCAATCTGGCGAGCGAAGAGGCGATTTATGCCGCAGTCCCGCCGTTGCGGGACGAGGAATAAAGAAAGCCCGAGCGAGCCGATTGACTGGGAGTTAGGTAGATGGAGAATGAAACGTCCCCAATAAACCTAGGGAGGGAAAAATGAAAAGTGTAATAGTGGCGGTAATAACGGTAATAGGCTGTTTGTTGTCGGGTAGCCTGCTGGCAGACGAGGTCTCTGCTGTAGCATCGGTCGATTTAAATCAGATCCAGAATGAAGTCGGATACCAACGACTTGTATTTATGGACGCGAACGATGAAGTTAAGGCTGAGATGCTAAAGCTGCGGAAAGCGCTCGATCAAGCACTCATTGAGTGTGTAAGAGAAAATGACGATGGCAAGTTAGCGATCCTTCAAACGAAGATCCAGTCCATGAATAACAAGCTCAACACCATACGGAATACAATGAGCTACAGGAACTCTGATCACAGGAGGGCCCTGACAAAGTTTATTAAGAGTCGATATTCCGGAAAATACGCGCTGGTCATCGACGCTCAAATGGCTAGAAATAACAGCCAGGTAATCATTTGGGATGCTCCAAGGATGACCGATCTAACCGATGAGATCATCCAAGAGCTGGATCGAGAGTTACCCTAGAAGGAGGCGACAATGCCGGCTAATATCAGGATTATCCGCGCGCAGGAGTTCATAAAGGCGAACCCGGAAGGACAGCTCAATCTCGACGAGTCCAGGAAAATGCTTATTGAGATCGCGTCAGCCTCGGCCCCTTTGACCGAATACGACATAATCCTGGACACTCGAAAGACGCAGTCAAAAATGTCCGAAGCCGACCTTTGGTTTCTGGCGTCTGAACTCACCAACTACTTTAGTAAGGCTTTTTCCCGGACTCAAAAGACGGCAGTTCTTTGTCCGCTTGATCAGTTTGACAACGCAAAGTTCTTCGCGCTCTGCGCCAAAAACAGAGGCTTCCAAGTCAAGGCATTCACTTCTTTCGAGGAAGCATACGAATGGCTGATTGCGGATAGGACCTGACGCCTGCCGTTAAATATTTTTGCTTGCTTTTTGTTTTTCATCGTGTTAACATAACACTGCTTTAAGCGCGGGAAGCCCGTGAAATACGGGCACGGCCCCGCCACTGTAACCCCGCACCTTACTGACAAGTAAGGTAGCGCCTTAGACTACCGAAAGAATATTCTTTCGGAAAAGACCACTGTTAAAAACGGGAAGGTTTAGTTTAAGGTGCGGGGGAGTCAGGATATCGCGCTTAGGGTTTTCAAATTCCTTCGAGGGTGAGGAGAATTTTTTTATTACCTCATTCCAACAAAGGGATGAGGTTTTTTTATTTGCGAAACACAAGTTCCCGGAGGGGGAAAATGTCTGAATTGGTATTGGTAACCGGAGGCGTCCGGTCCGGCAAGTCTTCTTACGCGCAAACGATCGCCGCGGCATCAGGCGCGAAGGTCTTCTATATCGCGACAGCCGAAGCGCTGGATGTCGATATGAAGAAGAGGATAGGCGCTCACAAAAGGTCCCGCTCCAAATCCTGGGCCACCGTAGAAGAGCCCATCCGTCTAGTTAAAGCGATCGATTCACTGCCCGCGGAGAATATTACCGTAATACTCGATTGCCTCACCCTTTTCATCTCAAATCTCATCCACAAAGGCCTGACTGACGCGCAGGTATATTCTGAAATAAAGAAAATAATAATTGCCCTGCGGAAGAAGGCCGGGCTTTCCATAATAGTCACTAACGAAGTCGGAAGCGGCATCGTCCCCGAGAACAGGCTCTCCCGCAGGTTCAGGGACCTGCAGGGGCGGGTAAACCAGATAACCGCCAAGGAGGCGGACAGGGTATGTCTATTGGTGTCAGGAATACCGTTACAGGTAAAGTAAAGATCGATGAGGTCGTAAAGGCGATCGGGCCAGTTGATGCCGTCTATTACGCCAAGGCGCAGGCCAGGCTCGATACTTTGACGAAGCCGAAGGGAAGCCTGGGCCGGCTCGAGGAGATAGCCGCGCGCGTTGTCGCGATAACCGGGAACCTGAGGCCCTCGGTAAAGAATAAAGTGATATTCACGATGGCCGGTGACCACGGGATATGTGAGGAGGGCGTCAGCGCCTATCCGCAGGAGGTCACCCCGCAGATGGTCTACAATTTCCTGAGGGGCGGCGCCGGGATAAATGTCCTGGCCAGGGACGCCGGGGCTGAAGTCATCGTCGTAGATATGGGAGTGAAGGGGAAGATAAAAGCGGATAAATCGCCTAATTTTAAGGATAAAAAAGTAAACCACGGGACGAAGAATTTCGCCAAAGTCCCCGCGATGACAAGGGAAGAAGCCCTGAAGTCGATAACCGGCGGGATAGAAGCGTTCAATGAGGCCTATGCCGAAGAAAAGATCGAGCTCGCCGGCGTCGGGGATATGGGGATAGGGAACACCACTTCCTCGAGCGCGATAGTCGCCGCAGTCACAGGCGAAGATATCGCCCTGGTGACAGGCAGGGGGACAGGCATAGACGACACCTCTTACGCCCGTAAGATCGATGCCATAAAGAAAGGCCTGTCTTTGCATAAGCCCGACCCGAAAGACCCCATAGACATCCTTTACAAAGTGGGCGGATTCGAGATAGGCGGGATAGCGGGCGTGATATTAGCCGCCGCATCGAAGAAGGTGCCTGTCGCGGTAGACGGTTTCATTGCTTCCTGCGGCGCCCTGATAGCGTTTGAGATCTGTCCTGCCGTAAAAGATTATATCTTCTTCGCGCACCAATCTGTTGAGGCGGGGCAGTCGGCCATTTTAAGGCGCATCGGCCAGAGGCCGTTGTTGAATCTCGATATGCGTCTCGGGGAAGGGACAGGCGCGGCGCTCGCGATGGGCATAATCGAGGCGTCCGTTAAGATATTGAACGAGATGGCGACATTCGGCGAAGCGGGAGTTTCGGAGGAAAGCGACCCCATCAATCACTCTCTGGGGAGTGGTGAGCGAAGCGAACCATGAAAAGTTTTCTTATTGCGCTGCAGTTCCTGACGTCTATACCCGTAAAGGTAAAAGGCGAGATAGCCGACAAAGACCTTGCCGGCTCGATGGCCTATTTCCCGCTGGTCGGGCTTTTAGCAGGCGCCCTTCTCGCGCTGTCATACAATATCCTGATCCCGTTCTTGCCGCACGCGGCCGTATGCGCTTTCATAATGATAATAAACGTCATTATATCCGGCGGGCTGCACATAGACGGTTTCGTAGATACCTTCGACGCGATAGCCAGCGGCGCCGACAGGAAGAGGATGCTGGAGATAATGAAAGAAGGCAGGCCCGGAGCGGTCGGGCTCGCCTCTGTCGTACTTTTGTTTATCGCGGAATACTCGCTTCTTATCTCGCTTCCTAAAGGGGCGATCGAGGGGGCATTGATAGCGATGGCGGTTTTAAGCAGGACATCGTTCGTCGCTTCAAGCGCGCTCTATCCTTACGCGAGAGATACGGACGGCTTGGGAAAGAAATTCTCCGGGCGCTTGGAAAAAAGGAATATCGCGGCCGCGTTTCTCACCGCGGCAATAGCCTTCTTCCTTATATTCGGGTTAAAAACGTTCGTCTTTATACCCGCGGCATGCTGCGTCATTTTGGCGTTTGACATTTATTTTTTCAGGAAATTCGGAGGGATAACAGGGGACACGATGGGCGCGCTGGGGGAGATAATGGAGATAACGGCTCTCGCGCTTGCCGTAGCATTGATATGAGAAAGATCATTATCGTGACGTTTATGCTTCTTTTTATCTGCCGGCATGCCGCAGCGGGACAGATGAGGATCATATCTATCGCGCCGGCCACTACTGAGATCGCCTGCGCCCTGGGCCTGGAGGATAATCTCGTCGCGGTCTCCACTTATTGCGATTATCCGCCGGAGGTGAAGAGCAAGGAGAAGATAGGCTCTTTCAGTGAACCTAATATAGAGAAGATACTCATCCTTAAGCCTGATATCATCCTCGCCACAGGCCTGGAACAGGCGCAGGCCGTAGGGAAATTGAAAACATTAGGGCTCCGGGTAATGGTCTCAGACCCGAAGAATTTCCGGGAGTTGTATGATTCTATCCTCGCGATAGGCAAAGCGTGCGGGAAAGACGCTGAGGCGGTTTCATTGATAAGTAAAATGAAGAAGACCGTATCGGCTGTCTCGGCAAAGGCCGCCCTGGTAGATCCGGATAAACGGCCGAAGGTGTATTTCGAGATATGGCACGACCCGATCATGACCGCGGGCAAAGGGTCCTTTATAGACGAGATGATAACGGTCGCCGGCGGTGTCAATATAACTTACGACGCGCCGAGGCCGTTCTCGCAGTTCAGCCCCGAATTGATCGTCAAGCGCGACCCTGACGTGATAATACTCGGCTATATGGTAAAGGGAGAAGGTGCGGCAGAGTCTCTTTCGAAGAGGTTCGGCTGGGACAAGATAACGGCAGTAAGAAAAAACAGGGTCTATGATAATATCGAGCCGAATATCCTCTTCAGGCCCGGGCCGCGGCTTGCGGATGCCGTTGTCCAATTGAACGAAAGGTTCTACAGGTAACCTATGGAAGTGCGCCAGGCATCACAGATATCAAGGAAGAGGGGACATAAGGCCTTCATTATCGCGGCCGCGATATTGGTCGCGGTCGCCGCGGTCTCGGTCTATTTCGGCGCGGCAAAGGTCGGTTTTCTCTCCGCGCTTACCGATATGGACAAGCGCATACTCGGACTCAGGGCCGGAAGGATATTGCTCGCGTTGACCGTCGGCGGCGGGCTCTCGGTGGCAGGCGTTATATTGCAGGGGCTTATGCGTAATCCTTTATGCGAGCCGTATGTCCTCGGCATCTCGAGCGGCGCGGCGCTTGGCGCGGTAATCTCGACTATCTTATTAGGCATGCAGCATTTCCTGGGTTTAAGCGCCCTTCCTGTCTGGGCTTTCCTGGGAGCGGTCGCCGCGTTCTTTATTGTATACAGGATATCAGAGGTCAACGGGAGGATACCGATACAGAACCTCTTGTTGACCGGCGTCATAGTCGGGGCTGTGCTTTCGTCTGTCGTGATCTTCCTCGTATCGTTCTCGGAGAAGGAGTACCTGCACAGCGTAATATGGTGGCTTCTCGGCAACCTCCAGATATTCGATATGAACCTGCTTCTGTCGGTGATGATAATAGTCATCACGGCGGTCATCCTCGCGGCCCTTAATTCGAGGGAGCTTAACGCCATCTCCCTCGGGGAAGAGGAGGCGGCGCACCTCGGGGTCGATATCGAGAAGACGAAAAAACGATTGTTCATCATAGCGTCGGTCATCACCGGCGCAGCGGTATCCGCGGCAGGCATGATCGGTTTCGTCGGGCTGATAGTGCCCCATTTTGTCAGGTTGGTGATAGGGGCCAACCACAGGGCTGTCATACCCGTCTCGTTTGTCGCAGGCGGCGCGTTCCTTATCTTCTGCGATCTTATCGCCAGGATGGTGATGCTTCCGGCCGAGGTGCCGGTAGGCGTTATAACGGCTTTATGCGGCGGGCCGTTCTTTTTGTATTTATTGAGGAAGAGGTCGAGGGCCAGATGACGCTTCTTAAGGCCGAGTCGGTAACAGGTGGTTATGGCAGA encodes:
- a CDS encoding lysophospholipid acyltransferase family protein, producing the protein MCELLIYRLGQFLALALPLNAVYAVAAFLAKLQYSFSRKDRLTVYGNLRAIFPDKDEEEIARIAKEVFVNFAKYLVDFFRFEKVDKKFLAEKVKVTGRENLDQSLKEGKGVIALSAHIGNYELGGAVISLLGYRFNAVALDHDNKLINDFFIGQRARTGVQVISLRSALRSCFEALDRGEVLALLGDRDFSNHGIVTNFFGKRTMIPKGPAAFSVKIGVPIVPGFLLRMPDDTFELIFDRPISYRAIGNREADEKKVTGLCVKVIEDYIRRYPSQWYMFRRFWL
- a CDS encoding glycosyltransferase family 2 protein — translated: MRGFVIIPAFNEEMRIGHIVGEAKAKGLDCIVIDDGSADKTKEEAKDAGADVICHTKNLGKGVSLRDGFKKALEKGCDFVITMDGDGQHHPGELEGFVRAAEKSGAAVILGNRMGDPKGMPLKRKLTNWVMSSFISLIAGQRMPDTQCGYRLIRAEVLKAVPLTTDKYEIESELLIGASKAGFKIESIPIKSIYGGEKSQIHPFVDTIRFLSFIIKTAFKK
- a CDS encoding protein-L-isoaspartate(D-aspartate) O-methyltransferase, which translates into the protein MVEGQLIPRGIMDAAVLTAMRKVPRHLFTSGKSLENSYADYPLPVGEGQTISQPYMVALMTQCLELKGGGKVLEIGTGSGYQAAILREIAAEVYSVERYDTLAQKARELLDGLGYKDIKIKVGDGTEGWDEFAPYDGIIVTAGAPSVPAPLVEQLAEGGIMVIPVGGAFSQELLLIRKNQGEITQEIICGCTFVPLVGKYGWQE
- a CDS encoding cobalamin-binding protein, whose product is MRKIIIVTFMLLFICRHAAAGQMRIISIAPATTEIACALGLEDNLVAVSTYCDYPPEVKSKEKIGSFSEPNIEKILILKPDIILATGLEQAQAVGKLKTLGLRVMVSDPKNFRELYDSILAIGKACGKDAEAVSLISKMKKTVSAVSAKAALVDPDKRPKVYFEIWHDPIMTAGKGSFIDEMITVAGGVNITYDAPRPFSQFSPELIVKRDPDVIILGYMVKGEGAAESLSKRFGWDKITAVRKNRVYDNIEPNILFRPGPRLADAVVQLNERFYR
- a CDS encoding iron ABC transporter permease, coding for MEVRQASQISRKRGHKAFIIAAAILVAVAAVSVYFGAAKVGFLSALTDMDKRILGLRAGRILLALTVGGGLSVAGVILQGLMRNPLCEPYVLGISSGAALGAVISTILLGMQHFLGLSALPVWAFLGAVAAFFIVYRISEVNGRIPIQNLLLTGVIVGAVLSSVVIFLVSFSEKEYLHSVIWWLLGNLQIFDMNLLLSVMIIVITAVILAALNSRELNAISLGEEEAAHLGVDIEKTKKRLFIIASVITGAAVSAAGMIGFVGLIVPHFVRLVIGANHRAVIPVSFVAGGAFLIFCDLIARMVMLPAEVPVGVITALCGGPFFLYLLRKRSRAR
- the cobS gene encoding adenosylcobinamide-GDP ribazoletransferase translates to MKSFLIALQFLTSIPVKVKGEIADKDLAGSMAYFPLVGLLAGALLALSYNILIPFLPHAAVCAFIMIINVIISGGLHIDGFVDTFDAIASGADRKRMLEIMKEGRPGAVGLASVVLLFIAEYSLLISLPKGAIEGALIAMAVLSRTSFVASSALYPYARDTDGLGKKFSGRLEKRNIAAAFLTAAIAFFLIFGLKTFVFIPAACCVILAFDIYFFRKFGGITGDTMGALGEIMEITALALAVALI
- the cobT gene encoding nicotinate-nucleotide--dimethylbenzimidazole phosphoribosyltransferase, encoding MSIGVRNTVTGKVKIDEVVKAIGPVDAVYYAKAQARLDTLTKPKGSLGRLEEIAARVVAITGNLRPSVKNKVIFTMAGDHGICEEGVSAYPQEVTPQMVYNFLRGGAGINVLARDAGAEVIVVDMGVKGKIKADKSPNFKDKKVNHGTKNFAKVPAMTREEALKSITGGIEAFNEAYAEEKIELAGVGDMGIGNTTSSSAIVAAVTGEDIALVTGRGTGIDDTSYARKIDAIKKGLSLHKPDPKDPIDILYKVGGFEIGGIAGVILAAASKKVPVAVDGFIASCGALIAFEICPAVKDYIFFAHQSVEAGQSAILRRIGQRPLLNLDMRLGEGTGAALAMGIIEASVKILNEMATFGEAGVSEESDPINHSLGSGERSEP
- the cobU gene encoding bifunctional adenosylcobinamide kinase/adenosylcobinamide-phosphate guanylyltransferase, producing the protein MSELVLVTGGVRSGKSSYAQTIAAASGAKVFYIATAEALDVDMKKRIGAHKRSRSKSWATVEEPIRLVKAIDSLPAENITVILDCLTLFISNLIHKGLTDAQVYSEIKKIIIALRKKAGLSIIVTNEVGSGIVPENRLSRRFRDLQGRVNQITAKEADRVCLLVSGIPLQVK